The sequence GGAAAAGATTTTTAAATGGTGATATTACTGTTACCTGGGCAAGGATATGGCATTTGGTAGTATTAAATAATTGGATGGATTCAAATAAGATTGAGCAGTAAACCCAACATACTTGTTTTTATAGATTGGTTCTGGCCTGGTTATCTGGCAGGGGGACCCGTTCAGTCAATAGTTTCGCTGGTTAACTATTTAGGAAATGATTTTAATTTTAAAATTATTACTACCAACTCTGATCTTAATAGCGAAAAGTCATATCCCGGGATTGAATCGAATAAATGGACAAAGTCCTTTATGGGTTGTGATGTTTTTTATGCCGACGCAAAGACACTTAATGCCGACGCTATTAAAAAAATAGTTGATGGAATTACTTTTGAAAAAGTTTATATCAACAGTTTTTTTTCGAAACACTTTTCTATCGTACCCTTACAGATTCTCAATAAGTATTATAAAAACACACCTGTTGTTCTTGCTCCAAGGGGTATGCTTGGAGATGGCGCCCTTGCTATAAAAAAATTCAAAAAGAAATTATTTCTGATTTATTCAAAACTTGTTGGCCTTCATTCAAAAGTAATTTGGCATGCAACCTCTACACAGGAAGAACAGGAAATTAAGAAGAATTTTCATCCAAAACGGATCGTCAAAATCTCTAATCTTCCTAAAAAACTTAGCTCTACTTATAAGAAAACAAAGAAGCCAGGAAGTCTTCATCTCTGTTTTATCTCACGAATTAGCGAGAAAAAAAACCTTCTTTTTGCCTTACAGATTTTAGAGAAAATAGAAGACATTAACATTCGGTATAATATTTACGGGCCTTTGGAAGATCAACTTTACTGGGAGAAATGTGAGTTTGTAATAAAAAGGATGCCCTCAAATGTATGTGTAACTTATAAGGGAAGTATTGATCCAACCGAAATTGAGACTGTATTGGCAGATGAACATATGATGTTTCTTCCAACCTTAAACGAAAATTTTGGCCATTCGATCGTCGAAAGTTTATTATGCGGATGTCCGGTAATAATTAGCGATCAAACGCCCTGGAACGATTTAGAAGAGCACGGCGCTGGATATGCGATAAACCTTAGCGATAAACAAAAATTTAGGGAAGCTATAAAAAAATCGGCCGCTTTAAACGAGCAGGAATTTTTGAGCAGTAGTAAAAAAGCAATTAGTTATATTAGCGATAAAATTGATTTGCAAAGTATAACAGAACACTATAAAACACTATTTAATGAGTCAATTAAAGACTGATCTTTCAACATTCAATAACGATTGGTACAAGCCGGGTAAGAATTTATTTTACAGGGTAATGTGGTACACTATTAATCTTTGTTTCTTCCGCTCACCTTTTCCTTTCTATGGCCCGAAACGATTTCTTTTGCGCTTATTTGGCGCTAAAGTTGGCAAGGGGCTTATCATTAAACCCCATGTGTCTATCAAATATCCATGGAGACTGGTGGTTGGTGATCATGTGTGGATTGGCGAGGAAGTATGGATCGATAATCTTGCTAAAGTAACTTTAAAAAGTCATTCCTGCATTTCGCAGGGGGCCTTGCTTTTATGCGGCAATCACAATTATAAAAAAACAACGTTCGATCTTATTGTTGGTGAAATTACTTTAGAAGAAGGTTCGTGGGCGGGAGCCAAGACAGTAATTTGTCCCGGAGTGCGACTGGGCAGTAACAGCCTGCTAACAGTGGGTAGCATTGCAACTTCAAGCATCGAGGCGAATTGGATTTACCAGGGTAATCCCGCCAAAAAATTGAAAATCAGGGAAATTAAATATTAAGTTTTAAACTATTTCCTTCTGCTTCTCATCAATACGCTCCACATTATTTACACCTTTTACTTTTTTTAGATTTGAAATAAGGTGGTTTAAGTGTTTAGTATCGTGCACGTAAATCATAATAGTTCCTTCGAAAAGACCATCGTCCGTATCAAAGTTAATAGAGCGCATGTTCACGTTGTTTTCATTTGAAATAACTTTCGTGATATTGTTTACAATTCCTAATTCGTCTGTACCGGTAATTTTTAAGCCAGCTAAGAAAGAAATAAGCTGATCGTTAACCCACTTGGCTTTTACAACGCGATAAGCATAGTTGGAGAGTAATTTAATAGCGTTTGGACAATTTACACGGTGTATTTTTATGCCTTCTCCTACAGTAATAAATCCAAATACGTCATCGCCAGGAATAGGATTGCAGCAGGGCGCAAGATTATAATCGAGTTTTTGAAGATCATCTCCTATAACAAGCATATCTGTTTTTCCACGTGCGCTTGTAACGAGTTGCTCAATTTTCGGAGCTTCTTTCCTTCTTTTCTTTAAAGGGTTTTCTCTGAATTTTACAAAATCTCTTATTTCTTTCTGGTCAACATTTCCAAGGGCTGCTCGGTAAAAAAGTTCCTGCGAAGAGGGTAATTTTAAGAAAGTGCAAAACTCGTTTATGATCTGGTTATTAAATTCGAGTTTGTGACGATCGAACTTACGACTCATAATTTCTTTTCCTTCTTCGGCAATTTTTTTGCGTTGATCTTTTAAGCTATTCTTAATCTTCGACTTTGCCTTTGCTCTTATTACAAACGATAGCCAATCATCCTTAGGAACTTGTTTGCTACTGGTAAGAATTTCCACCTGGTCGCCGCTCGAAAGATGATGACTCAATGGAACCAACTTATGATTTACTTTTGCACCAATACAATGTTCTCCCACCTTGGTATGAATCTCAAAAGCGAAATCCAGGGCAGTAGAATTTACCGGAAGAGTCTTCATATCTCCTTTCGGAGTGAAAACAAACATTTCATCACTGAATAAATTCAGTTTAAAGTCATCAATAAATTCCAAAGCATTTGGATCGGGATTTTCCAGCATCTCGCGAATTCTTAATAACCAGTTTTCGAGTTTACTTTCTTTTTCCGCCGCACTATCCTTGTATTTCCAGTGCGCCGCATAGCCGTTCTCAGCAAGGTCATCCATACGCGTAGTACGAATCTGTACTTCTACCCATTTACCCTGTGGCCCCATAACTGTGGTATGGAGACTTTCGTAGCCATTGCTTTTAGGCGTGCTTATCCAATCTCGCAAACGTTCAGGACTAGGGTGATAAAAGTCGGTTATAATAGAGTATACTTTCCAGCAATCAGATTTTTCCTGGTCGAATGGCGAATCAATTACAATACGAATAGCAAACAAATCATAGATCTCATCAAAAGAAACATGTTTCGTTTTCATTTTATTGTAGATCCCGTAAATCGATTTCGGTCGGCCGAATATTTTCACTTTTAAACCTTGCTCAACCAGAATTTCTTTGAGGGGTTCAATAAATTTTTGAATGAATTTTTTTCTTTCGGGCTCGCTTTCCTTTAAACGAAGGGCAATTTCATTGTAGGATTCGGAATCTGTATATTTTAAACCTAAATTTTCAAGTTCGGTTTTAATGGCATTTAATCCCAGGCGATGAGCTAAAGGACCATACAAATAAAGTGTTTCACTGGCAATCTTCATTTGTTTGTCACGCTTCATGTGTTCAAGCGTACGCATATTATGAAGTCTGTCGGCAAGTTTTATGAGGATCACGCGAATATCCTCACTCATGGTCAGGAGTACTTTACGGAAGTTCTCAGCCTGTATGGATGAGGTATTGTCAATTACACCTGAGATCTTCGTAAGACCGTCTATAATCTGCGAAACTTTTTCTCCAAATAGGCCCTTAACATCTTCCAGCGTTAAATCAGTATCTTCGACGGTATCATGCAACAACGCGCATACTATGCCAGTACTTCCAAGGCCAATTTCTTCAGCACAGATTTGCGCAACAGCTATAGGATGGTAAATGTATGGTTCGCCACTTTTACGGCGCATTTCTTTGTGCGCTTCTACAGCTACCTCAAAGGCTTTGCGGATAATCTCCTTATCACCTTTTTCTAGTCGGCGTTTACAGGCGATGATAAGGTGTCTGTAGCGTTTTAAAATTTCTTTTCTCTCTGCTTCTAAGTCAATCTGCATACTAGCAACTAATTTATTCGGAATATAATGATGAAGGTATTAATTTTAGAGCATATTTAAAACCTAATAAATTGAAAATTGCGCTATATATCTATTACTTTTTTCGATCTATTATCTTGCGGGGACTGTTCAATAGCCTGGCATTGCTGAGAGCAGAACAGTTGTACGAAAAGAAGTTCGGCATAAGAACGTCTAAAATAAAGCGGAGTGATTCGGCAGAGTATTTTCATTACCAGGGCGCAAGTTATCAGCAGTTAAATCGTATTCTTACAGAGATCTACCCTTTTACAAAAGGCTTTCAATTTGTTGACATCGGTTGCGGCAAGGGGCGTGCTGTTTTTGTTGCTGAGTCGATAGGTTTTAATGATATAGCCGGCATAGAGCTGGATGAATCATTGCTGCATGAAGCCATCGAAAATCTAAAACTTTATCCTATGAAAAGGAAAGAATCTCACATAGAATTTTTGCAGGCAAACGCTTTAGATTATCATTATAAAAATATCAAGACTGTTTATTTTTTGTTTAATCCTTTTAATGAGGAGATTTTAAATAAAGTAGTGGAAAAAATAAAAGCAGAAAGCGCATCCGAAACCTGGTTTATTTATATGAATCCTCTCTACCCAAAACCTTTTGAAAACAGTGGAATAGAGCTGGTTAGGAAATTTAAAACAAGATTTTATACCGAGGCCAATGTATACAGAATGAATAACAAATTACATTAACTCGTACAATTTGCCCGGCTTGCTCTTGATTATGTTGCTAAACTCCAATTGTAACAAATAACCCGAAACCTTGCTAACAGGTAATTGCGTGGCCTGGCAAATTTCATCAATATGAATGCTTTTCTTTTCAGAAAACAAACTCACGATAATTTTTTCTTCTTCAGAAAGGTTTAACAGCAAGGGAACCTGTTTGGACTTATTTTTTGGTTTGTCTTTTTCCTGCCACTGCATCGCATATAGAAGATCGTCGGCATTTTCGATAAGTGCAGCGCGGTTTCTCTTTATAAGTCCGTTGCAACCTTCCGCCAGCTCATCTCCTGCTCTTCCGGGAAAAGCAAAAACATCTTTATTATAACTGTTTGCTATGGTGGCAGTAATTAAACTACCACCTGTTCTTTTACTTTCAATAACAACCAGCGCGTCGCATAAACCAGCAACAATACGATTGCGTTTTGGAAAATTAACAGCGTCGGGGTTGGTGCCGCTCATAAAATCAGTTAACAGTCCTCCTTGATTTATCATACGTTTGGCCACCTTATCATGTATCTGTGGATACATACGATCTAAACCATGGCCAACAACACCCACTGTTTGTAAGTTATGGTCAAGAGCTGCTTTGTGAGCCAATACATCTACACCATACGCAAGCCCGCTTAGTATAAGCGCGCCACTCTCGCTTAAGCCTTCTACCAGTTCCCTGGTCATTTGTTTACCATAATCACTCGGCTTACGCGTTCCTACAATGCCGATTATTTTTTCGCAATTGAGATTCGCATTACCTTTGTAATACAATAGAATTGGACCATCGCTGCAGTATTTTAGTCTTGAAGGATAATCTTCATCCGTAAAAAACAAAGGCTTGATCTTGTATTTCTCAATAAAACGTAATTCTTCTTCGGCACGGGTTAGAACAGAATGGCTGGCAATGATGGACTTTGCGTTGATTTCGCCTATACCGGGAATTTTCTGCAAATGTGATTTTTTCTGACGAAAAATTTCTTCGGCGTTTCCACAGTAGGCGAGCAGCGCTTTGGCGTTTATGTCACCAATCCCCTCAATTAAAGTAAGTCCAACTTGATAAAGGAGTTCAGATGATATTTGGGTTACTTGCATTTAAATGTAATCTCAACAAATCTAAAATAAATGATGCTCGCCTCTTGCTTTAATTTGTAGCATTTTTTATACTTAAATAAATTAATTAAGTTCGTTCAAAAATTCCTGTGGTATTCAGCAGCATCACCTTTCTGGTTTATTTTCTACCCTTTGTGATCCTGCTCTATCATTTTGTCGGAAAGCGCTTTAAGAACACATTTCTACTCATTGCCAGCATTGTTTTTTACGCCTGGGGAGCTCCGCGTTTTATCTTCGTTATTTTGGGTACAACCCTGCTTGATTTTTTCCTTGTTAGCGTCATGGATAATAGCCATAGCGAACGAAGACGTAAACTCATGATGATCTTTTCTATCTGCATGAATCTTGGGCTTCTATTCTATTTTAAATACTGCAATTTCTTCGTTGAGAATATAAACGCTGTTTTTTCCCTGGTGGGAGTTGAGCCTATAAAAATGCTGGAAATTGTTTTACCAATTGGCATCTCCTTTTATACTTTCGAGAGTCTTACCTATGTCATTGATGTTTACAGGCGTGTACATAAACCATTAAAGAATTTTTGGCACTATCAATTGTATATTATTCTTTTTCCAAAATTAATCGCCGGGCCAATTATTCGTTACCACGAAATAGCCGATCAGATCACAGATCGCAGCGCACAGGAAACGGTAGACAACAGGCTTGCGGGGTTTTTCCGTTTTGTGATCGGACTTTCCAAAAAAGTCTTTATCGCCAATACCATGGCCGTTTTTGCAGATTCAACTTTTAATGTCCCGGCTGATACATTAACCGCTGCTACAGCCTGGACAGGAATGCTGGCCTACACTTTTCAAATTTATTTTGACTTTAGTGGCTACAGTGATATGGCAATTGGACTTGCAAAGATATTTGGATTTCGGTTTCCTGAAAACTTTGACAATCCTTACACCTCGCAGAGTATCACAGAATTTTGGCGGCGTTGGCATATTACTTTGGGAAGTTGGATGAAAAATTATTTATACATCCCGCTTGGTGGTAATAAGGTTAGCAAAGCACGAATGTATTTTAATTTATGGCTGGTTTTTCTCGCTTCTGGTTTCTGGCATGGCGCTTCCTGGACCTTTATCATATGGGGGATTTATCATGGAACGTTTCTTGTTTTAGAAAGACTTTTTTTGTTAGAATTTTATAAGAAAATCGGAAAAATTCCATCAACCGCTTTTACTTTTTTATTAGTAGCCATTGGTTGGGTGTTCTTTCGCGCAGACTCGGCTTCCAGCGCCATTGGTATTCTAACAAAGTTGTTTAGTGTTAACTATACTTTACCAATTGGCTATTACACCAATCAATTTATTTTTTACTTTGGGCTAGCCGCGGTCTTTTCTTTTTTTACACTGGTTAAAGGCGCAGAAAAGCTTCAGATAAAAATTTTTGAACCCAGGGCAGCACTGGGAGGAACTTTGATTTATACTGTCACGGCTTGTATTTTATTTACTGTAGCCGTTGCCAGCATTGCGTCAAGTAGCTTTAATCCATTTATTTATTTTAGATTTTAATGGAGCAAGAAAAAATAGAAAGAAGTGGTAAAATCATAATCCTATTTGGATTACTGGCCTTTCTTTTTATTCCATTGATTCAAAATGTCACCCACATTAAAAAGTACGAAAAACCTCTTGAAGGCGCTTTCTATCCAGAGAGCGACACTGATATTTCATGGTTAAACTGGTTTAGCGGCGACTATCAAGCGCAGAAAGATAAATTTATTAAAGAAAATTTTGGCCTTCATAATTATTATATCCGGTTAATATGCCAGATAAATTTTTCGTTGTTTAAAAAAGCAAGCGTTTCTTACGTGGTTGTGGGTAAGGAGAATTATCTCTATGAAACTGGCTACATAGATGCTTATTACGGTAGAGATTTTATTGGACAGGCGAAGGTAGACAACTACATAAATAAGCTTAAGAGAATACAGGATACACTTGAAAAACAAAACAAGTTAATCTTTGCCGTATTCGCTCCAGGAAAAGCTTGTTTTTATCCAGAATTTATTCCTGACAATTACAAAAGTGAAAAAACAATAAGCAACTATCAAGCATTCAGAGACGCAGCTTTTAACAAAGGCCTTAACCACATAGATTTCTATAAATTTTTTCAGGACCAAAAAATAAAAAGTAAGTACCCTTTGTATCCACAATTAGGGATTCATTGGAGCAATTATGGCGCAATTTTAGCTTTTGATTCCATGGTTCACTATACAGAGAAAAAATTAGATATCGCTTTGGCGGATATCCAACTTACAAACATTGAACTTAGCGACTCCTTGCGAAATACAGATGATGATGCCATTAGAAGTTTAAACCTTTATAAGAATCCAAAGACTTTTAAAATGGCCTATCCGGACTTGAAAGTAAACTATGATTCGTTAAAACATAAAAAGCTTAGATTACTGGTTATATCCGATAGCTTCTGGTGGTACATTTATAGCACAGGACTTCCGGACAACATCTTCGCTCCAGCAAGATTCTGGTATTACAATAAAGAAATGTATCCTGAATCATTTACATCGCCCGTGCATGTTTCTGAAGTAGACTATGCAGCAAAAATACGGGAAGCAGATGTAATAATTATCATGCATGCAGAAGCAACATTGCATAAGTTTGGAGGGGGATTTGTAGATATGTGCTACGATACATATTACAAACCAAACAAACGGAAAGAAGAATTGCAGGCTATCAAAGAAAAAATAAGAAGTACGCCTGCGTGGTTTAAAGAAGTCTCTGAAAAAGCACAGAATAGTGGTTTGGAAGTTGATTCGATGTTAACCCTGGATGCCATCTACATGCTGGATCATAAAAAATAGAGGCCATAAAAAAGCCCTTCTGATTTCAGAAGGGCTTTTTTATTTAATTCTTAGCTCCGGGTTTAGGTGCCGCAGTTGGCTGAGGTTTTTTAGGATTTAGAAAAGCATTTGCTTTAACATTCGTTGGATCAAGTTCTTTTACGAGTAGCCATTGCTCTTTAGCTTTTGCATCGTCTTTTTTAGTTACATAATAAAAGCCAAGGTATTCATAAGCTTCAATAATATTAGCTTTGTAAGAAGAGGTTCTCTCTTCAGGTTTTACGAGTTGAATTACTTTTTCGTAATACGTTTTTGTAGAATCACTGGTTACTTTTGGATCAATGATAGAGTTTGTTCTGCCTCTCCATGTGTAGCCCCATGGCCAAACAGTGTTTAATTGCGTTAAATGTTTAAAGGCAGTGTCAGCTTTTACAAAGTTTGATAAAGCTTCTTCTTCTTTTGCGCTCACTTCAGGATTGTCGGTTGGCTTTTTCTTTTTCGCAAGCGCATCCTTCATGTCGTTAACTTCTTTTTGTTTGGCTGTACCTGTGAAATAATACGCTTTACCCAGATCAAAGAAATCGTTTACATTTAAATTTTTATAATTTCCTTTTGCTTTTTTCTCCATGTAAAGAATTACTTTATCGTATTTTTTATTTTTAGCAGCCATGGTGGCTAAAGTTCCGTAAATCTCACCTGCAGACGAAGAATCAAGTGCAATGGCTTTTTCCATTTGAATAACGCCCAAAGAATCTTTACCCATCTTAGATAACAGAATTCCCTTGTATTTGTAATCGTTTGAAATGTATTTAAAATTTGGACCAGCGGTGTCAAAAAATTTATTGATCGCTTTTAATCCTTTTGTGAAAGCAGCAGTATCTGTTTTGTTTCCAGCCTCAGCATAACTGTATGCAGCTAAACGCTCCAGGTAAACATTGTCAAAATTCGCTTTTTTCAGGCTTTCATATTCTGTTACGGCTTCTGAATATTGTTTGTTTGCGAAGAGTGCACTCATAAAACGGTAACGGGCATAATCACTGTTGTTTAACTCCAGGTATTTTTTCCAGTTCTCAATAGATTTAGATGGTTGTCCGGCTAATGAATACAGTTCTGCAATCTCCCTGTATGCCGGAGCGAAGTTAGGGTCAATGCCCATAGCTTTTTTATAATAATCTAAAGCTAATTGATAGTTTCTACCACGTTGGTAAAGTTTTCCTTCACGTAAAATACCTTTGGTGCTTTTTGAATTTAAGGTAGAAGCTGTCTGGTAACTTTTAACGGGAGCGCTACCATCTGTTGGATTTTTCTCCAATTGAGCGTCACCTAACAAAATATAATTCTCAGGATTTTTCGGATCAATTTTAATGGCGCTGGTAGCAAGAGCTATGGCTTCGTCTGCATTTTTAGTATCTGTCACTAACCATGCTTCAGCAATTCTGCGAAGAACTTCGGCGTTTTTATTTGCGCCTAACGTTACTGCTTTAAAGAATTGGGTTTTAGCTTCGGCAGTTTTTCCGTTTGCTAACAGGACTTTTCCAACTCCTACATAGTTTAAAGGATTTGTAGCATTTGTTTCTGCTCCTTTAGTATACATATAATTAGCACTGTCGATCTCTCCTTGTTTAAAAAAGTTTTCTCCAAAATAAAAATAATTCTCGCCTTTAGCAGGATCTTTAGCAATAAGAGATCGGTAGCCTGCTTCAGCTACTTCAAAATTCTCATTGTCGGTCTTTGTAATTAATTCCTGCAGGGTTTGTGCGAATCCTGCAACTGTTGACAGAGCAAACGCTGCTGTATAAACTAAATTTTTCATATGTTGCTTTTTAATATCGCGTTACTTCTTGTTTAATGATGATGAGAGAATCGGCGATAAACTATTATTTTTGAAAGTTTAAAAATAGGTATTTATGTGTTTACAAAGGGGATGCCAGATAAAATTGTAGGATCTTTTTTAAGGTATTTTAAGAGATTAATCCTGACTTTTATCAACTTCTCTTTCCATGTTTATATGCAGAGACCTTTCTCCCTGACGCGCAGGCAACAAGCCCTGCTTTAAAAAGGTAAGCTGCCCTTTGGGACCCGCTATAAAACTTTCAAAACCTTTGGCTAGAGAAAATTCTCCTGTTTTACGCATCACATATACAGTTCGGGTAAAAGGATAAGTTTCCAATTTAAAGCTGCTTTGACTTGGCAATTCGTAAGAAGTGGATCCTGCTTTGCTGACGCTAAGAAATTTTATCTTATCTGTATTGGCTTTATAAACAGAATCGTCTGTATCGCTCAGCCATGCAAAGTCGACAAAGGCTATGGAGTTTTTGTTTTTAGCTACATAGTTAATACTCTCAAGACTTGAATTTAAAATGCTACAGCTCGAAGAGAGTTTCTTTTCTTTGAGAACTGAATCCATCATGTAATGAAGTACAGCAGAATTATTTTTATCAAAAAGTACTGTCAGCGTTTGTTCTTTTCCCATGCTATCTTTAAAAGCATAGGGATGAGATAAGATTTCGATTACTTGTTCGTAAGAAAGACTTGTTATATTGGTGTTTACATTCGCGATAACAGCAATTCCACTCTTTGCAACCGCTGTGTATTTTGGAGAGTATTGCTTAGAATCGAACGCTTTTTTTTCTTTAGGTGTAAGAAGTCTGGATATTACAATTGCCTCGCAACTGTCAGTGTATAGCGCTTGCACAGCTTCATTCTCAGACGATTCAAAAAGTTCTATCTCAACATTTTTATAGTGTGATTCAAAGGTGGCTGTTTGATTTTTTACATGCAAAGCTAAGCCCTCATCGTAGTACACTTTTAGTTTCCCTGAAGTGGGCGAATTATCATTATAGTCATTTTTAAAGGGGCCACTACAGGATGTACACAGCAGTATAAAGGCCAGAACAGAGTAAACTTTAATGGTTTTAAGAGCTGAAATTCTAGTCTTCATATTTATTTTGTTTTAATAACTGACGTAATCTAAAAATGCGGTATACTGCATACGCTAACAATAGTAAAACAAAGAAAATGCGCTTTGGACCGAATAATCTGTCGTCCATAAAATTAGTAAAAGCAAAGGCTATGGCCCCCGATAAAACTAAAAGTATCATTATCATGCCAAACCAGATGGCCATTGTATTTAATCCGAGTTTCATAGTTTGTGTTTTTATACTTCTGTTGAGTGCCAAAAAAAGCCACAATGTTGATCTTGCGGCTTTTTTTGAGAGTGAGCTTAATTTATTGAATTTTGAAACTAAACGGTAAGTTGAAATAACATTTTACTGCGCGTCCCGTCATTTTTGCGGGTTTCCATTTCGGCATGGATTTAACCACACGAATAGCTTCCTTATCGCAATCAGGACATCCTGGAACGCCTTTTAAAACTTCAACATTACTAATATCACCAGTTTCGTTTACAACAAATTTAAGGAAACATTTCCCTGAAATTCCTGCTTCACGAGCCATTGCTGGATATT is a genomic window of Sphingobacteriaceae bacterium containing:
- a CDS encoding glycosyl transferase family 1; protein product: MSSKPNILVFIDWFWPGYLAGGPVQSIVSLVNYLGNDFNFKIITTNSDLNSEKSYPGIESNKWTKSFMGCDVFYADAKTLNADAIKKIVDGITFEKVYINSFFSKHFSIVPLQILNKYYKNTPVVLAPRGMLGDGALAIKKFKKKLFLIYSKLVGLHSKVIWHATSTQEEQEIKKNFHPKRIVKISNLPKKLSSTYKKTKKPGSLHLCFISRISEKKNLLFALQILEKIEDINIRYNIYGPLEDQLYWEKCEFVIKRMPSNVCVTYKGSIDPTEIETVLADEHMMFLPTLNENFGHSIVESLLCGCPVIISDQTPWNDLEEHGAGYAINLSDKQKFREAIKKSAALNEQEFLSSSKKAISYISDKIDLQSITEHYKTLFNESIKD
- a CDS encoding colanic acid biosynthesis acetyltransferase WcaF; this encodes MSQLKTDLSTFNNDWYKPGKNLFYRVMWYTINLCFFRSPFPFYGPKRFLLRLFGAKVGKGLIIKPHVSIKYPWRLVVGDHVWIGEEVWIDNLAKVTLKSHSCISQGALLLCGNHNYKKTTFDLIVGEITLEEGSWAGAKTVICPGVRLGSNSLLTVGSIATSSIEANWIYQGNPAKKLKIREIKY
- a CDS encoding RelA/SpoT family protein, whose amino-acid sequence is MQIDLEAERKEILKRYRHLIIACKRRLEKGDKEIIRKAFEVAVEAHKEMRRKSGEPYIYHPIAVAQICAEEIGLGSTGIVCALLHDTVEDTDLTLEDVKGLFGEKVSQIIDGLTKISGVIDNTSSIQAENFRKVLLTMSEDIRVILIKLADRLHNMRTLEHMKRDKQMKIASETLYLYGPLAHRLGLNAIKTELENLGLKYTDSESYNEIALRLKESEPERKKFIQKFIEPLKEILVEQGLKVKIFGRPKSIYGIYNKMKTKHVSFDEIYDLFAIRIVIDSPFDQEKSDCWKVYSIITDFYHPSPERLRDWISTPKSNGYESLHTTVMGPQGKWVEVQIRTTRMDDLAENGYAAHWKYKDSAAEKESKLENWLLRIREMLENPDPNALEFIDDFKLNLFSDEMFVFTPKGDMKTLPVNSTALDFAFEIHTKVGEHCIGAKVNHKLVPLSHHLSSGDQVEILTSSKQVPKDDWLSFVIRAKAKSKIKNSLKDQRKKIAEEGKEIMSRKFDRHKLEFNNQIINEFCTFLKLPSSQELFYRAALGNVDQKEIRDFVKFRENPLKKRRKEAPKIEQLVTSARGKTDMLVIGDDLQKLDYNLAPCCNPIPGDDVFGFITVGEGIKIHRVNCPNAIKLLSNYAYRVVKAKWVNDQLISFLAGLKITGTDELGIVNNITKVISNENNVNMRSINFDTDDGLFEGTIMIYVHDTKHLNHLISNLKKVKGVNNVERIDEKQKEIV
- the dprA gene encoding DNA-protecting protein DprA, which encodes MQVTQISSELLYQVGLTLIEGIGDINAKALLAYCGNAEEIFRQKKSHLQKIPGIGEINAKSIIASHSVLTRAEEELRFIEKYKIKPLFFTDEDYPSRLKYCSDGPILLYYKGNANLNCEKIIGIVGTRKPSDYGKQMTRELVEGLSESGALILSGLAYGVDVLAHKAALDHNLQTVGVVGHGLDRMYPQIHDKVAKRMINQGGLLTDFMSGTNPDAVNFPKRNRIVAGLCDALVVIESKRTGGSLITATIANSYNKDVFAFPGRAGDELAEGCNGLIKRNRAALIENADDLLYAMQWQEKDKPKNKSKQVPLLLNLSEEEKIIVSLFSEKKSIHIDEICQATQLPVSKVSGYLLQLEFSNIIKSKPGKLYELM
- a CDS encoding sugar acetyltransferase, whose translation is MVFSSITFLVYFLPFVILLYHFVGKRFKNTFLLIASIVFYAWGAPRFIFVILGTTLLDFFLVSVMDNSHSERRRKLMMIFSICMNLGLLFYFKYCNFFVENINAVFSLVGVEPIKMLEIVLPIGISFYTFESLTYVIDVYRRVHKPLKNFWHYQLYIILFPKLIAGPIIRYHEIADQITDRSAQETVDNRLAGFFRFVIGLSKKVFIANTMAVFADSTFNVPADTLTAATAWTGMLAYTFQIYFDFSGYSDMAIGLAKIFGFRFPENFDNPYTSQSITEFWRRWHITLGSWMKNYLYIPLGGNKVSKARMYFNLWLVFLASGFWHGASWTFIIWGIYHGTFLVLERLFLLEFYKKIGKIPSTAFTFLLVAIGWVFFRADSASSAIGILTKLFSVNYTLPIGYYTNQFIFYFGLAAVFSFFTLVKGAEKLQIKIFEPRAALGGTLIYTVTACILFTVAVASIASSSFNPFIYFRF